A stretch of Ectothiorhodospiraceae bacterium BW-2 DNA encodes these proteins:
- the recD gene encoding exodeoxyribonuclease V subunit alpha, with product MNALPQLQQHLADWVKQGVLRQLDLELLYTLDHLAPEPEPLVWLTTAIVSALYGEGHSSVSLTLLSGQPDALLGVTGSEVNPLPSQLLQGVTPESLQQQLLKSRWCSTQGEAPLTLAGERCYLTRLYRAEALIRTQIGQRLTNAEPVDHDKLNATLAQLFQPQGEESAPDWQKLAVVLALQRRFMIVTGGPGTGKTTTVTRLLAALQQLADKPLHIALAAPTGKAAARLNESMAGALAQLPAGWADSLPRQAQTLHRLLGVKLHHHSFRHHAGRPLVEDVIVVDEASMVDLELMAALMAALKPTARLILLGDKDQLASVEAGAVLGDLCRGAEAGNYSAVTIAQLQPFSDSTLTPWQGEGSAMNQATVMLRHSYRFTGAIGELAIAVNRGEGETVLAQLRQAQQLPDSPIHWVQPTDPGDPQLRRQIMTQLKPFLARIDPTERCDDERALALLQQLSRFQLLCALRQGEWGVSALNRRISGWAKAECGVSGASEWFVGRPVMVLRNNYALGVMNGDVGLTLLNRAGELRVAFKTVGDGECHNTIKWVLPGRLGEVESSYALTVHKSQGSEFNHCALLLPPKESPVLTQELFYTALTRAKEGFTLFAGSEAVIKQCVERRVWRGSGL from the coding sequence ATGAACGCACTACCACAACTGCAACAGCACCTGGCTGACTGGGTAAAACAGGGCGTGCTACGCCAACTTGACCTGGAACTGCTCTACACTCTGGATCACTTAGCCCCGGAGCCAGAGCCGTTAGTCTGGCTTACCACTGCAATCGTGAGCGCCCTCTACGGCGAAGGGCACAGCTCTGTGAGTCTGACGCTGCTATCCGGGCAGCCCGATGCGCTGTTAGGGGTCACGGGCAGTGAAGTTAATCCGTTGCCATCACAGTTACTACAGGGGGTCACGCCGGAGTCGTTACAACAGCAGCTACTCAAAAGTCGCTGGTGTAGCACACAAGGGGAAGCACCGTTAACGCTGGCGGGGGAGCGCTGCTATCTGACCCGGCTCTATCGGGCTGAGGCGCTGATTCGCACTCAAATCGGGCAGCGTTTGACCAATGCTGAACCGGTTGACCACGATAAGCTCAACGCCACCCTGGCGCAACTGTTTCAGCCGCAGGGGGAAGAGTCCGCCCCTGACTGGCAAAAGCTCGCTGTGGTGCTGGCACTGCAGCGGCGCTTTATGATTGTCACCGGTGGCCCCGGCACCGGTAAAACGACCACGGTAACCCGCCTGCTTGCCGCACTACAGCAGCTGGCTGACAAACCGCTGCATATCGCTCTGGCCGCGCCGACCGGTAAAGCGGCTGCGCGGCTCAATGAGTCGATGGCCGGGGCGTTAGCACAGCTCCCTGCAGGCTGGGCCGACTCGCTGCCGCGACAGGCACAGACACTGCACCGGCTGCTGGGGGTTAAACTGCACCACCACAGCTTTCGTCACCATGCCGGTCGGCCACTGGTGGAGGATGTGATTGTGGTGGATGAAGCCTCGATGGTCGATTTGGAGTTAATGGCGGCACTGATGGCGGCACTAAAACCGACGGCGCGGCTGATTTTGTTGGGCGATAAAGATCAACTCGCCTCAGTTGAGGCGGGAGCGGTATTAGGCGATCTCTGCCGTGGCGCGGAGGCGGGCAACTATAGCGCGGTGACGATAGCGCAACTGCAACCTTTTAGCGATAGCACTTTAACCCCGTGGCAAGGGGAGGGGAGTGCGATGAATCAGGCCACGGTGATGCTGCGCCACAGCTACCGCTTTACCGGAGCGATTGGCGAGCTGGCGATAGCGGTCAACCGGGGGGAGGGGGAGACGGTGCTAGCTCAGTTACGGCAGGCGCAACAGTTACCCGATAGCCCGATCCACTGGGTTCAGCCTACTGATCCGGGTGATCCACAGCTAAGACGGCAGATTATGACGCAGCTGAAACCGTTTTTAGCCCGAATCGATCCGACTGAGCGGTGTGACGATGAGCGGGCACTGGCTCTTTTACAGCAGTTGAGCCGGTTTCAACTGCTGTGTGCGTTACGCCAGGGCGAGTGGGGGGTAAGTGCGCTAAACCGGCGGATTAGTGGCTGGGCCAAGGCCGAGTGCGGCGTGAGTGGGGCTTCGGAGTGGTTTGTCGGTCGCCCTGTCATGGTACTGCGTAATAACTATGCCCTCGGTGTGATGAATGGCGATGTCGGTCTGACGCTACTGAATCGTGCCGGCGAGTTAAGGGTGGCCTTTAAAACTGTGGGTGACGGGGAGTGCCACAATACGATTAAGTGGGTGCTGCCGGGACGATTAGGTGAGGTGGAGAGTAGTTATGCGCTAACGGTGCATAAGTCGCAGGGATCTGAGTTTAACCACTGTGCGCTGCTGCTGCCGCCTAAAGAGAGTCCGGTATTGACCCAGGAGCTGTTCTATACCGCTCTGACCCGGGCTAAAGAGGGATTTACCCTCTTTGCCGGTAGTGAGGCAGTGATTAAACAGTGTGTGGAGCGTCGGGTGTGGCGTGGTAGTGGGTTGTGA
- a CDS encoding IS3 family transposase, giving the protein MRLVEKECPSSVSIRAACDSLALSRAGYYRRQAPVVSPRASLPRPVAANALSEAERQAVLGLLNSERFYDQPPAEIYASLLDEGKYYCSISTMYRILRANQQTGERRAQKPAKSHAIPRLRATRPNEVWTWDITKLPTTEQGNFLNLYVVMDLYSRFIVAWMVSRKENSELSKLLISDAAARYRVALSGLTLHQDRGVPMTARGYLDLMAELGITCSHSRPRVSNDNPFSESQFKTLKQQPDYPQRLTGVDHARIWFSDYVDWYCFHHHHRGIAWFTPEQVFTGRYKEVSEQREQALKQAYQQHPKRFIHGEPKVKQPPTEVWINPALPEEGVGSLEVNYPTLNRAKER; this is encoded by the coding sequence ATGAGATTAGTTGAAAAAGAGTGCCCCAGTTCGGTGAGCATAAGAGCCGCTTGCGATAGCCTAGCGCTCTCGCGTGCAGGCTACTACCGCCGACAGGCTCCGGTTGTCTCCCCCCGAGCGAGCCTTCCAAGACCCGTCGCAGCCAATGCGCTGAGTGAGGCAGAGAGGCAAGCCGTTCTGGGGCTTTTGAACAGCGAACGATTCTATGACCAACCTCCGGCAGAGATCTATGCTAGCCTGCTGGATGAAGGGAAATATTACTGTTCAATCAGTACGATGTATCGGATCCTTCGTGCTAATCAACAGACGGGAGAGCGGCGAGCTCAAAAACCGGCCAAATCACACGCTATCCCCCGATTACGGGCGACCCGCCCGAATGAGGTTTGGACATGGGATATCACTAAGCTTCCCACCACAGAGCAGGGTAACTTCTTGAATCTCTATGTGGTGATGGATCTCTACAGCCGTTTTATTGTGGCTTGGATGGTCTCAAGGAAGGAGAATAGTGAGCTCTCCAAGCTGTTAATCAGTGACGCAGCGGCTCGCTATCGGGTCGCGCTCAGTGGCTTAACACTGCATCAGGATAGAGGTGTGCCGATGACCGCCAGAGGCTATCTCGACTTGATGGCCGAACTGGGGATCACCTGCTCCCACAGCCGTCCACGAGTCAGTAACGACAATCCGTTTAGCGAGAGTCAATTTAAAACACTCAAGCAACAACCCGATTATCCTCAACGATTGACAGGAGTTGACCATGCCAGAATATGGTTTAGTGACTATGTTGACTGGTACTGTTTCCACCACCACCATCGAGGGATTGCGTGGTTCACTCCAGAGCAGGTATTTACCGGTCGTTACAAGGAGGTTAGCGAGCAGCGTGAACAGGCGCTGAAGCAGGCCTATCAGCAGCATCCGAAACGCTTTATTCATGGTGAGCCCAAGGTTAAGCAACCCCCTACTGAGGTATGGATTAACCCCGCTCTACCGGAGGAGGGGGTGGGGTCGCTGGAGGTCAACTATCCAACCCTGAATAGAGCGAAGGAGAGATGA
- a CDS encoding IS1634 family transposase: MYIRRTTIKSHGSGEPYFTYRLVESTRVAGKVKQQTLLNLGRHFSVESAQWPLLTARIEQLLNAQGDFLTLALPTALEQTAQQLSNKLQQTGYGEPLPPHTWQSVDMDSLELSRPRQVGIEQLALHALQQLKLIDKLQELGFNRHELAAAIGNIVGRMASPASEWATYHWLQQQSGLGELIGYDFDAMGHDRLYQASDLLWKHKAALEAHLWQREQTLFDLKETIALYDLTNTFFEGAPDSELAQRGRSKERRSDCPLVTLGLVLDSSGFPRCSRHFAGNVSEPSTLEGLLTELEASPHSTVIMDAGIASEKNLQWLKGAGYHYIVVSRQPHREFDETQATLIKESPGNCVRAQRVEDGERGEVKLYCHSEARELKEQAILDSIAQRFEAGLTALNEGLSKPRCTKSSEKIHERIGRLKQKYSRAAARYTISVSEQEGKATAITWSLNDAADSAASHPGVYCLRTDLLDWDAAKLWQTYILLTDLEAVFRSLKSELGMRPVYHHTADRLEGHLFITLLGYHLVHTLRHQLKAHDIHASWTSLRQLFANRQRVSVTVKREDNRTIHLRKTTRIEPHQRPVLDALGLDYSVHPTKMTLI, encoded by the coding sequence ATGTATATTCGTCGCACTACGATTAAAAGCCACGGCTCCGGTGAGCCCTACTTCACCTATCGACTGGTGGAATCCACCCGTGTGGCCGGCAAGGTCAAGCAACAGACCCTGCTCAATTTGGGTCGCCACTTTAGTGTAGAGTCGGCGCAATGGCCGCTTCTGACCGCCCGCATTGAGCAACTGTTGAACGCACAGGGCGATTTTCTCACCCTGGCACTGCCAACCGCCCTGGAGCAGACCGCCCAGCAGTTGAGCAACAAACTACAGCAAACCGGTTACGGCGAACCGTTACCGCCGCACACCTGGCAATCGGTCGATATGGACTCTCTGGAGCTAAGCCGGCCTCGTCAGGTTGGCATTGAACAGTTGGCTCTGCATGCGCTGCAACAGCTGAAACTGATTGATAAACTGCAAGAGCTTGGCTTTAACCGTCATGAACTGGCCGCAGCCATTGGCAATATCGTTGGGCGCATGGCTTCTCCTGCCAGCGAGTGGGCCACCTATCACTGGCTCCAGCAGCAGAGTGGACTGGGCGAGCTCATCGGTTATGACTTTGACGCCATGGGGCATGATCGCCTCTATCAAGCCAGCGACCTGCTCTGGAAACACAAAGCGGCACTGGAGGCCCATCTCTGGCAGCGGGAGCAGACGCTTTTCGATCTGAAGGAGACTATCGCCCTCTATGACTTGACCAATACCTTCTTTGAAGGAGCGCCCGACTCCGAACTGGCACAGCGTGGGCGCTCCAAGGAGCGGCGCAGTGACTGCCCGCTCGTTACCCTCGGTCTGGTACTCGATAGCAGTGGCTTTCCGCGCTGTTCACGCCACTTTGCCGGTAATGTCAGCGAACCCTCCACCCTGGAGGGTCTGCTCACTGAGCTGGAAGCCTCGCCACACAGTACTGTTATTATGGATGCCGGCATTGCCAGTGAGAAGAATCTACAGTGGCTGAAAGGTGCCGGTTACCACTATATTGTCGTGAGCCGTCAACCCCATCGAGAGTTTGATGAGACCCAGGCCACGCTGATCAAAGAGAGCCCCGGCAATTGCGTACGCGCGCAGCGGGTTGAGGATGGCGAGCGGGGGGAAGTCAAACTCTACTGCCACTCCGAAGCGCGAGAACTGAAAGAGCAGGCGATTCTGGATAGCATTGCGCAACGCTTTGAAGCGGGGTTAACCGCCCTTAATGAGGGACTATCTAAACCCCGTTGCACCAAAAGCAGCGAGAAAATCCATGAGCGGATTGGTCGGCTCAAACAGAAGTATTCCCGTGCAGCCGCCCGCTATACCATTAGCGTCAGCGAACAAGAGGGCAAAGCCACGGCCATCACCTGGTCTCTCAACGATGCCGCCGACTCAGCGGCCAGCCATCCCGGCGTCTACTGTCTGCGCACCGATTTACTCGATTGGGATGCTGCCAAGCTGTGGCAGACCTATATCCTGCTCACCGACCTCGAAGCGGTCTTTCGCAGCCTGAAAAGCGAACTGGGGATGCGCCCCGTCTATCACCATACAGCCGATCGCCTCGAGGGCCACCTCTTCATCACCCTGCTCGGTTACCATCTCGTGCATACGCTGCGACATCAACTCAAAGCACACGACATTCATGCGAGCTGGACATCCCTGCGACAGCTGTTTGCCAATCGTCAGCGGGTGAGTGTCACCGTCAAGCGTGAAGATAATCGCACCATTCATCTGCGCAAAACCACCCGCATCGAACCCCATCAACGTCCAGTTCTGGATGCGCTGGGACTCGACTATTCGGTCCATCCGACAAAGATGACGCTGATCTAA